The Nicotiana tabacum cultivar K326 chromosome 14, ASM71507v2, whole genome shotgun sequence genome contains a region encoding:
- the LOC107784500 gene encoding F-box/kelch-repeat protein At3g06240-like has product MAMSKAETLPQEIIIDILSRLPAKFVGQYKCVSNQWHNFLSDPQFIKFHLTIHAHKEEKKLIYVSASNSLHTITFNHNPQNGTIDAISRKLNFQQLSYNWVRVVGSCNGLVLVLNDEMIKYLINPTTVKYHRIPNFHLAIPLPGSCSVYGLGYDFATDDYKVVSLSRYRGHIESTFVDVYSLRMGLWKRLQSLPHYHAVRMRASGVLVNEALHWLARKAPDYSYVIVAFDLSNEKFLEVPTPATLDNNSFVFNKLSALRGCLCMLFDTLENEVDVWMMREYGDEESWTRFRIARLDLEYGSVPFCSISDDDVVLNVDTEKLTIYNMKEDQWRDMKVDGITAKFERIGTFMESLVSPMFSKGTEGYHRA; this is encoded by the coding sequence ATGGCGATGAGCAAAGCTGAAACCCTACCTCAAGAAATCATAATTGACATACTCTCTCGGCTCCCTGCAAAATTCGTAGGTCAATACAAGTGCGTATCAAATCAGTGGCACAATTTTCTCTCAGACCCGCAATTCATCAAATTTCACCTCACAATCCATGCccataaagaagaaaagaaactcATTTATGTCTCTGCTTCAAACTCTCTTCATACTATCACTTTTAACCACAACCCCCAAAATGGAACAATTGATGCCATTTCAAGAAAACTTAATTTTCAGCAGCTCTCATATAACTGGGTAAGAGTTGTTGGCTCATGTAATGGCTTGGTTTTGGTATTGAATGATGAAATGATTAAGTATTTAATAAACCCCACAACCGTAAAGTACCATAGAATTCCAAACTTTCATTTGGCTATTCCCTTACCTGGTAGCTGTAGCGTGTATGGTCTAGGGTATGATTTTGCTACTGATGATTATAAGGTGGTTTCTCTTTCTCGATATCGAGGGCATATTGAAAGTACTTTTGTTGATGTCTACTCTCTGAGAATGGGTCTATGGAAGAGACTTCAGAGTTTACCTCATTATCATGCAGTTCGTATGCGTGCTTCTGGGGTTTTGGTAAATGAGGCTTTGCATTGGTTGGCTAGGAAAGCTCCTGATTATTCATATGTAATTGTTGCTTTTGATTTAAGTAATGAGAAATTCTTGGAGGTGCCAACACCTGCTACACTTGATAACAATAGTTTTGTGTTTAATAAGCTTTCGGCTCTTAGAGGGTGTCTTTGTATGTTATTTGATACGTTAGAAAACGAAGTTGATGTTTGGATGATGAGAGAGTATGGAGATGAGGAGTCTTGGACTAGATTTAGGATTGCTAGACTGGATTTAGAGTATGGTTCGGTACCATTTTGTTCAATcagtgatgatgatgttgtattGAATGTGGATACGGAGAAGTTgactatctataacatgaaaGAGGATCAATGGAGAGATATGAAGGTTGATGGAATAACTGCCAAGTTTGAAAGAATTGGAACTTTCATGGAGAGTCTTGTCTCTCCTATGTTTAGCAAGGGAACTGAAGGTTACCATCGTGCTTGA